The DNA window CTCAGCCCTGGCATTGGAATCGGACAGAATAATAAACCTTCCTAAGCTGAAAACCCACTGTCAGATGACCTTGACCATGGGGGTTAAAAACCTGTTCGGAACGGTGGTGGCCCAGAGAAAGGCGGCCTGGCACTACAGAGTCGGACTGGATAGAGAGAACTTCGCCCGGCTGCTTTTGGAGATATGGACGACATTGCGCCCCGGCTTGACCGTAATGGACGGGGTGATCGGCATGGAGGGCAGAGGTCCGTCCAACGGATCGCCAAGACGGTTCGGCACTGTGGTGGCCTCGGACAACGCTCTGTCCATGGATCTTGTAACGGCCGAGCTAATGTCCTTGGACCGATCGAATTTTCCTCTGAGAAAGGCGGCCGAGACGGCTGGCATGGTCCCGAAAAACATACGGATAAAGGGAGATCCCATCACAGGGGAAACCTTCGAAAAGGTTCAACTTCCTCCGCCCGACTCGCTGAGGCTTCTGCCCTCCTGGATGGACCGTTTCGGAAGGGAGCTCCTGGCGGCCAAGCCGGAGCAGGACCGAGAAAGCTGTATCCTATGCGGTAGATGTGTGGAGATATGTCCCGCCGACGCCATAACCATGAGAGGTAGCCACCTGGTCTTCGACTACGGAAAGTGCATAAGGTGCTACTGCTGCCATGAGATGTGTCCCGCCGACGCCATAAGACTGAGACAGAATATCCTCCTAAGAGGTCTGGAAGTCCTGGGTCGCTAGAACCATTTGCACCTGAACGGCATAATCCTGTAATATGAGTCTGAAAAGACAGCCCACCGCCCAAGGAGGCACTGAGATGCCCCAACCCTCGGAAAGCTTTCACGAGACAAAGGAAAAGATAAAGAAATCCGTCGAGGAGATGCGTCGGTCTCAGCTCACCGCTACCCTTGAAAAGCTGGCGAACCGATCTCCTAGGGTACCGGAGATATCGACAGTAGAGATATGGCCCGAGGGAGATCAGGAAATCGGAAGAAAATACGTGGTCGTCAAGTGCGCCTATAGGACGAGGACTTCCGGAGGAGCTACCGGGCTGGTCGTCTTCCTCGCCGACGAGACCCTGGGAGAACCGGAGCTTCTGTGCCTCTGGACAGGCTACGGAGGCGGACTGGGAGAGGCGGACATAGACGCTTCATGGCAGGCCCTGGCCATCCTCATGGAGAGGCTCGAGGCCCCTCAGGACAAGCTGCTCCACGAAAAGACCATGGAGACATTAAAAAAACGGCTGTCTCCTCCTACTGTCAACCGTATGGCATCCGACGATGAGGACAGACGAAGACAGGTCATGGAGGACCTCCAGCACGAACTGGAACGGGAGCTAGGGCTGAGTCTGGAGATGAAGTTCGGAATAGAGAAGGCCACTGGGGAGGACCTCGGCAAATTCAGAGAGAGTAGAGAGGAAAAGAGAGAGAAAAAAGAGGAAAAATCCAGAACGGACTCCGCCGAGATAGACCATCTGACTCTGCTGTGCGGCGTAGTGGTGGATCCGGTCAGAGGTGAGCCGGTCTCGACCCTTCGACCAGGCGACACTATATACGTCAACATAAAGGACGGCTCCGCCATAGCTCACGCCCTAAGACAGGTGATGACGAAGGGGAACATCGACAAGATCCCTGTAACGCTTCTCTCGACGAAAACTACCGAGACCGGCAACGTCGAACTCAAGGTCGAGCTGTCGGACGGAATATACGGTAAGGCTCTGGCGGGAGAAAGCTACAAAATATCGGTATTAAGGGAGGACAGCTCACCGAGGATAATCGGGTTGTCGTTTTATCAGATGCTGTTCGCTCTGACGATGGCGGGACTGCTGATGATAATAGCGGTGCATCTGCTCATCGACTGACATCAGAATGGGAGACGGGGAGAAGAAGATGGAGAGAAAAAAGCTGAAAGCGGACGAAAAAGCGTTTCACATGGTCATCGACAGGATCATCGCTCACAGGATACGCCCGGGAGACAAGATCTACGAACCGGACCTGGCGGAAGGGCTTCAACTAAGCAGGACCCCAGTAAGGCACGCCCTCAGCCGTCTCGTGGCCGAGGGCGTCCTCGAGAAGACCAGGGGAAAAAGAGGCTACACCCTGCCGATACTGACCCAGCAGGACATGGAGGATGTATTCGACGTCAGATCATGCCTGGAGGGCAAGGCAGCCTACCTAGCAGCACGAAGGAGGACCTCCGAGGACCTCTCTTACCTCAGAGAACTCAACGAAAGAGAGCGATCCCTCTACCATCTGGGACAGAGAAAGGAAGAGTACGCAGAGGTAAACGAACTCTTCCACTCTAAGATCGTCGATATATCCAGAAACGAATATATATCCCGTTACTTCCGCCAGGCATACTGGCGTTCCTCGCTGTACACCTTCCATTTCGGGCTCTTCTACAACACCGACATGATGGGCTCGGAACAGTCCTTTTCCGATAAAGGACACCACACATATAGAGAGCACAGGAAAATAATAGACGCGGTAGACTCCGGCGACTCCTCCCTTGCCAGAGAGCTGATGGAGGACCACATCCACAACACCATCAGGAGAAGAGGACTGCAGGTCTCCCCTCAATAGGGGAAGGCCATCCTGCCGGACAGATTGGACTCGGTCAGTCGTTCCAGATCCCTCTCCACCAAGATCGTGGGATCGACCATGCGACCACCGACCGATACACCGAAATGAAGATGAGGACCGGTCACCCTTCCGGATCGGCCGGTCTTACCTATCACCTCACCGGATCGAACGAACTGCCCCTCCCTCACATCGATCTCGGACAGATGAAAATACATCGACACCACCGACCCCCCATGGTCGACATAGATCGACTTGCCCGCGTAATAATGATCTCCGGTGAGGACGACCCGTCCAGACGACGCGGACTTTACAGGAGTTCCCACCGAAGCGCGATAATCCACCCCTCCATGACGGCTCCTAGGGATGCCGTTGTAGATCCGTCTTTTCCCATATACGCTGGTGACAATTCCCGAGACGGGACGAACCATCGGCAAGGACCAGTACAACTCGGGAGAATGGGCTCTCAATACCTTCCTGACGGCCTTTCTCTCTCTGGCTATCCTGTCGCGCTCCGAGCCGGGGGGATTCACCATGGCGGGGGGAACCGAAAGCCTCTCGGCAGGGTATGATTTTGAAATAACGTCTATCTTCCACCGAGACATGTAGTTGACCCCTTTCGACCTCACCCATATCTTAACCACATCTCCCTTGGCAGACGATCTGGCGACATCTGTTCCCAAAAGAGCGACCCCCTTCGAAACTCCTCCCTCCGCAACGGACAGCGACATGGGGTAATTCCTACCCCTCCAGGATAAAGTACTTTTCTCCACGTCCCCACTTACAGTCAGAGAAACCACGAAAGGCTCTCCCAAAGACACCTTATCGGGAGCATCGAAAGAGACCTCCAATGCCGAAGCACCGGATATCGTCCATAGAGAAAGCAAAACGGACAGAGAAAACTTCAGTCCCGTCCTCATCCGTCCGAACCCAGTTGAAAGCGACACGAAACCAACTCCTTCCTAGAATCAGTCCATTATACCGGCAACGCCGGGACGGCGAGGATAACATAATTGAAAAACTAGACTGTATATAGGTAATATTGATATAATAACCTTGGGGTAGAAACACATAGACGATTGGAGGGGATCACATGTCCATCAAGGGGAAATTCGTATCTATGGTAGCGGCCGTACTGGTCATAATAGTCGCAATGACAGGGATCACCTATTTCAGGAGCCAAAGTATCCTGGAAAACCAGGTAATCAAGACCGGTGAGGAGACCGTCAAGACAGCGGTGCTCACTGTGGAGGAGAACTTCGGGAAACTGTTAGCCATGCTCAAAAACGCCTCTGTGGCTATACAGAGGGCCTGGGATGAAGAGGGTCTACAGGAGGCGGAGACCCTGGAGGATCTCATGGCCTCGTTGCTGGCCCAAAACGGAGAATTCGGAGTGCAGGACATTTATTTCGGCCTGGAGAAAAACGGCAAGCTGCCTATCGGATCGAGGGCCAATATGGCGGAGGATTACGACGCCAGAAAGAGAGCCTGGTATGCCGACGCCATGAAGAAGGGCTCCGGCATGATAGTCACCGAGCCATATATCGACCTGATAACCAACAAAGCGGTCATATCGGCGGCCATGACGGTCGAGAACGGCGACGGCGAGATCATCGGAGTGATAGGGGTGGACATAAGTATGAACGCCCTGGTCGATTTCGTCGGGAAGCTGAAGCTGTTGGGAGAGGGACATGGACTTCTTCTCAGCAAGGCGGGCATGATAATAGCCGGACCGGTTGAAAAGGACATCATGAAGGTCAACCTCTCCGAAAGCGACGAAAAAGACGAATCGGTCAAGACAATGGGCAAGGAGATGGTCTCCGGGAAATCTGGCTCCGCCGTAATAAACTGGGAGGGAGAGAGGTTCGAGGCCTTCTACGATAACACCGCCCAGGGACTCTCCCTGGCAATCCTCTATCCCGTGGAGGCCATAGACGCCCTGGTAAGGGGGACCACCTCCATACAGATAGCCGTAGCGATAGTGGCCCTCCTGGCTGTCGGACTGGCCGTGCTGGTCACCTTCAGAAGCATAGTTCTTCCTCTCAGAAAGGTCGCTAGCATGGCGGGCGAGGTCAAGGACGGCGATCTCACTGTAGACCCCAGATCCATAAATTACAGGGCCAAAGACCCTCTCGGCACCATGATAGACGCACTTTCCGTCATGGTGGAAGGTCTTAGGGAGACCATGCTGGGGATAGTCGAGGAAAGCAAAAAGATAGCTGACAGCTCCACCGGACTGGCCGCACTCAGCGAGCAGAGCAGTGCATCCATGGAGGAGGTCCGTCACTCCGTCGAGGAGGTATCCACACTGGCGGAGAACAACGCCGCTGCATTGGAGGAGACCAACGCCGGAGTAGAGGAAGTATCGTCCAGCGCCTCTATGGCGGCGGAGTCGGCCACTAAGGGAACGGAGGCGACGGAAAGGGCCTCCCAGACCTCAAGCAAGGCCGTATCCATAGTGGCGGATATAATAGGCAACGTCAAAGAGGTAGGAGCCAAGGCGGGAAAAAGCGTAGAGGCCATGACCGCCCTCAGCACGTCGGTCCAGGAGATAACCGGTTTCATAGCCACGATCAACTCCATAGCGGACCAGACGAACCTTCTGGCCCTCAACGCAGCAATAGAGGCGGCCCGAGCGGGAGACGCCGGACGAGGCTTCGCGGTCGTGGCGGAAGAGGTAAGAAAGCTGGCGGAGGAGTCGGGCAACGCCGCGGGCAAGATAGGGAACCTCATAGAGGAGCTCCAGTCTCAGACCAAAGACTCGGTAGCGATAACCCAACAGGCCGGGGATCTCATGAAACAGACGGTGGTCCAGGCCGACGAGGCCAAGAAGGGACTGGACGAAACCTTGCAAGAAATTGCCGTGGTCAACGACTCTATGCAGAACATAGCGGCGACCTCGGAAGAACAGGCCGCTTCGGCTAACGAGATGGCCAACGCCGTCGACCAGGCTTCTAGATCCACCGTCGACATGGCCCATAAGGTAGGAACTATCAAAAAAGCCGCGGAGGAGACCTCTTTGGTCTCAAGTAACGTAGCCAAGGAAGCTGAGGCCATGTCCTCCCTGGTGGACAACATAGAGAGACGGTTAAGCAAGTTCAAGACTGAAAGATCCAAAGAACTGGCCCAAAAGTAGCATCAAGAAACGGAAAAGAGGCGGGGTGCCGGACAGAGGCATCCCGCCTCTTTTTTCTTTCTGCCAGGGGAATAGATTAAAGACCAGCCAGAACAGAATTCAATATCGTCTGATACATATCGCCTATAATACAGCTTATTTATGACTTAGAAGCAGGTAGCAAGCTCTATATATCACGAAAAAAAACATAAACTCATGCTCCAGATCTACTTTGTTGTATGCACAGTTGTATTTTGAACCAATATTACGTATGATGTTCTGGCGTTCTGAGAAAAATCTACTTTATCATTTTCATAATTGGGAGGTATATAGGTGATTCAACAGTTAGTAAGCACAGCAAACGGCATTCTGTGGGGCAAGCTGATGGTCTGGCTGCTTCTAGGCACTGGCATCTTTTATTCCATAAGGTTGGGGTTACCTCAGGTCAGACATTTCGGCCATATGTTCTCGGTCATATTCAAAGGTCGAAAGTCGGCAGAAGGAGGGATTACCCCTTTTCAGGCCTTATGTACGGGTCTGGCTGCCCAAGTCGGCACAGGTAATTTGGCTGGGGTCGCCACCGCCATAGTCTCGGGAGGCCCGGGAGCAATATTCTGGATGTGGATAACGGCATTGGTCGGGATGGCCACCATCTTTGGCGAAGCCACATTGGCCCAGATTTTCCGGGTTAAGAGCAGCGACGGGACCTACCGAGGAGGACCGGCTTATTACCTGGAAAAGGGACTAGGACAACGATGGATGGGGGTTCTTTTCGCCTTCTCCATAATCGTGGCTATGGCCTTCATCTTCAACGCGGTTCAATGCAACTCCATAGCAGCAGGTCTTCGAGGGGCATTCCAGCTCAACGAACTATACGTGGCCATAACGGTGATAATACTGACCGCTCTTGTCATCTTCGGAGGGCTCAGAAGGATAGCCCAGGTAGCGGAGGTAATCGTCCCTCTCATGGCCGGTCTCTATATACTGGGTTCGCTATATGTGGTACTCACCCACATTTCAGAGATCCCCGCCGTGTTCTCCCTCATCTTTAAGAGCGCCCTTGGCCCTAAACAGGTCGCAGGAGGGGTCTTGGGACATACCGTGGCCATGGCATTCCGTTACGGAGTCGCCAGAGGACTTTTCTCCAACGAGGCGGGTATGGGGTCCACACCCAACGCTCACGCTACAGCCGACGTCCGACATCCGGCCAGGCAGGGTTTCACCGCTATGGTGGGAGTTTTTGTGGACACTATCCTGATATGTACCGCCACAGCGGCCATAATCCTACTCTCCGGGACGGTCGACAGCGGAAAGACCGGAGTCGAGCTTACACAGCTGGCGGTGAATGCGACTCTCGGCTCCTGGGGTCCTACCTTCATAGCTATCGCTCTCATGTTCTTCGCCTGGACCTCGATCTTAGGCAACTATTATTACGGAGAAAGCAATCTGATGTACATCTTCCCCAACTGCGGTAAATCGGGGTTGACGGTCTACAGACTCATGGTTTTGGGTATGCTCCTTTTCGGTGCGACCAGCTCGGTTCCCTTAGTATGGGAACTGGCGGATTTCTTCAACGCGATAATGGCACTGCTAAACCTCGTCGGCATACTGCTGCTGTCGGGAGTGGTGATAAAATTCATGAAGGACTATGAAAAACAGATTAAGGAAGGAATAGACGATCCCGTGATAGACAAGGAGAAGTTCTCCTTATACTACAACAGATAGGACGATGATTCCCATGAAGGATATCCTCGAAGAGATCTCCAAAAGGAGTAGACTCAAGGCAACGGAGGGAACGATTGCTTCCTATATACCGGAACTGGCGAAGGCCGATCCGGAGGCTTTCGGATTAGCCGTTACAGAATGCGACGGAAGTCAGTATCTGTCGGGAAACTGGGATCACCCCTTTACATTACAGTCCATATCCAAAATAGTCACTCTGGCCCTGGCATTGGAGGAACGAGGACCGGAGAGGGTCTTCTCCTCCGTCGGGACCAGCCCTACGGCGGACCCCTTCAATTCCATAATGAGACTGGAGATGGACGCTCCCCACAGACCGAACAACCCTCTGATAAACTCCGGCGCCATAGTGGTGGTATCCATTCTTCCAGAGGAAGGCCGTGAGAGAAAGATCGACGCCATCATGGATCTCTGTCGAAAACTAATGGCCAACGACTCGATAGACATAGACGACAGGGTCTACCGATCGGAGAAGAACACCAGCGACAGAAATAGATCGCTCGCCTATTTTCTGAGGAGCGTAGGCAGCCTGAACGGAGATATCGAGGATATCCTAGACGTGTATTTCAGACAGTGCAGCATAAAGACCTGCGCCAAGGATCTATCCATAATGGGGGCGACCTTCGCCTGCGACGGCCTAAACCCCATATCGGGAAAACAGATAATATCTCCATCCACGGCCAGAACGGTGAGGGCAATAATGACGACCTGCGGAATGTACGACGGCTCGGGAGAGTTCGCCGTGAAGGTGGGAATCCCTGCCAAAAGCGGCGTAGGAGGAGGGATCCTCGGTACGGTTCCCGGAAGGATGGGCATCGGCGTGGTGAGCCCTCCTCTGGACGAGAAGGGAAACTCCGTAGCCGGCCTCGCTGCGATGAAGGAGATATCGGAAAAACTCAGATGTCGAGTGCTATGACGAGATGCTAAAAGCCCGGAGCCCATCGATGGGCTCCGGGCTTTCACTCTCTCCATCCAGATTTTTCCAGGATCCCTTCGATCTCTTCCAACAGCTCCGATAGGCCGTGTCTCCTACAATAGGAACACTCCTTGGCCGGACGATCGCATATGAGACACCTTCTGGGAGGGAAGCCAAGCTCGCTCCTCCCCAGGGGAGCTCCGTTCTCGTCCAGAACGTCCAGATCTACGATCCTGCCCAAACCGTGGCTTTCTTCGATCGCCAGAGCCCTTTTTTTAAGTTCCTTGCCGGAAAGATCGACCACCCAGTGGACGGAAGGGCCGTCGGCACCGTCCAGGTCGATTCGCCGAGATAAAGCGGACCCCATGGTCTTTTCGACCTCATCGGAGATTACTTTAATGGCCCAAAAGATCCCGGGAGCGCTTTTATTTGGACCGGGGACCGTCATGGAGAGGGACAACACCGGCTTCCCGTAGGAGCGGGACAGCTCTTTTCTGAGACTCCACCGGGCCTCCCTGGCCGCCAGTATAAGGTCCATGGATTCGTACCCCAACTCAGGATACCTCCGATATCCGGTCGATTACCCTGCCGTCACGATACTCCACTATCCCCACCGTTCGCCCCTTAGGCCGATAGGTCCGGGGAATACCGGTTATGGAGAGGGCGATCTCCCTGAGCTCCCCAATCGACATGACCGGAAGCCCAGCTCGGTCGAGAGTTTCCCTCAGTTCCGGCCGAGCTGGGTTCACCGCCATGCCTCTCTCCGTTACCAGAAGATCCACCGTATCACCGGGAGTGCTCACAGTGGTAACTCTGTCGACGACTATCGGCAATCTGGACCTCACCAGAGGGGCCACGACCACCGCCAACTTCGCTCCGGCGGCTGTATCGCTGTGACCTCCAGACCCTCCGATTATCCTTCCGGAAGAGTCGGTATGGACGTTTACGTTAAAGTCCAGATCTATCTCGGTCGCCCCCAGTATCACCACGTCCAGATCGTCCACCAGAGGTCCCTTGGTTCCGGGGCTGGCGTATAGAGAGGCGGAAACCTCCACGTGTCTCTCGTCCTCGGCTATCGACTTTACTGCCTCCAGGTCGAAGCACTGGACGTCGTAAAGCCGTTTGACCAGACCTTCCCGAAGAAACCTCACCATGTGAGAGGTTATTCCTCCCATTCCGAAGCTCCCGACGACTCCTAGGTCCCTCATTATATCCCTCAGATAGGAGGCGGCAGCCAAGGAGGCTCCGCCAGCTCCCGTCTGAAAGGAAACGCCGTCGGCCAACAGCCCCGACGCCTTTATCGCCATGGCGGCATATCTAGCCATCACCAACGCGACTGGATCTCTGGGCATCCTGGTGGTGCCAGAGACTATGCCGGCGGGATCGCCGATGGAATCCACCGTCACCACCGCATCGACAAGGCTCTGATCTATCGACGCCGGAGCCACACGGTCCACCGGGTTGTCCGTTACGGCCAAGACCCTCTTGGCACAGCGAGCGTCGGCCATGGCGTAACCGAGAGAGCCGCAGGCGGAAGGCCCCTTCGTCCCGGTGAGGTTTCCTCTTCCATCGGCGGAAGGAGCAGCCACAACGGCTATATCTATTGGCAGCTCGCCCGACTCTATCGCCCTGGGTCTTCCTCCATGGGTTCTGAAGATCACCGGCTCCATCATGCCCCCTCGAGAGACGAAATCGGCCACGGGACCGCTCATGTAGTTGACCTCGAGACGGGACACCGTTCCCCTGCGGATATGTTCCACCAACGGCGCGTGTACCGGAAAGATAGAGCTGGCCGCGACGGTCAATCCCGATATTCCAAGCGAGGAAGCCGCATCCAACGTCCCGTTCAGCACCGCATCGCCGTTTCTGAGGTGATGATGGAAGGACAGTATCATTCCGTCGGTCAATCCCATAGCCTTAAGGGCCTCTCTCAGACTCCCGATCATCTTATCTCTCAAGGACTACGCCTCCCCTCTCATGGCCAAGGTCTTTCTGGCCCTTGCCGCCACCGGGGCGTCCACCATCTTACCTCCGACCGAGACAGCTCCCTTTCCTGCCCTCTCTCCCTCCTCGAGGGCCCGAACGACCGCCCTAGCCCACTCCATTTCCTCGTCGGTGGGGGTGAAGGCCCGGTTTACCGCCTCCACGTGTCTGGGAGATATCAAAGCCTTGCCGTCGAATCCGATGGATCGGGCGAAAAGGGTATCTTTTTCCAATCCCTCCATATCGTCGGTATCGGTGAAGGGTGTATCGATGGCATCGATCCCCGCGGCTTTGGCAGCCATAACCATACGTCCCCTGGCGTAGGAGATCTCCTCTCCGTCAACGGTTCTGGGAACGCCTAGGGCAGCGGTGAGGTCCTCCGCACCCAGCAGCATCCCGGAAACCCTACGAGCCGCTGCAATACCTCTAGAGTTCTCTACCCCTGTGGGAGTCTCGACCAAAGCGATCACGTCCAGGGCCCCTTCCTCCCTGCCGACCTTTTTCTCCACGTCGGAGAGGGCTCGATCAAGCTCCTCCATCTCGGCTCGACTCTGGGCCTTGGGAAGCATGATCGAGTCCGCTCCTCCGGCTACCACCGCCCCCAGGTCCTCCAACCATATGGGACGGTCCATGGAGTTTATCCTGACGATCCTCTCGCACCCCTTCATGGGAAGAGCCGCAAGAGCGTTTCTGACGAGTATTCTAGCACCGTCCTTCTGCTCCTGGGCGACGGCGTCCTCGAGATCGAAGATGATTCCGTCGGCCCCGAAGACCCCGGCGTTGGCTACCATTCCCGGATTGTTGCCAGGCACGAACAGGAGGCTCCGTCTTCTTTTCATCTGTCACCCTCGCAGCCACGCAACAATGCTGTTTCCACCCGAGCCCTTAATGTACAGTCGAGAGCCCCTCTGTCCTTGACGGACAGGATACAGCCATCCACGGAGAGATTCTTCAAAACCTCCATGACCGATCTTTCTATAGCTTCCCCGAACTGAGCCTTTACCACGCTCTCTATCTCGACTGAAAGCTCGTTCGAGGGCTCTACCGTCACCATTGCATCGTTGGATTCCATTGAACCGGCGACGGCCATTCTCAGGATCTTCAAAGAGAACACCTCCAAAACGAAAATGGCGCCGGAAGCCATAAAGCCTCCGACGCCGTAAAAGCCGGAACTATCCCAGCACGGGAAGCAACAGGCTTACCAATATCAAAATCAGAGCACCTCCGAGACGTGAGGATATCTGAGCGAAGGGCATAAGCTCCATCCTCTTGGCCGCGGACAGAACCGCGACGTCCCCGGTTCCCCCCATGTTGGCCATACAGAGACCGGCGGTTATGGCCGACTCGACGAAGTTGAAGCCCACTGCCATCCCGGCAAATCCCGCCCCGACGACAGCTCCGAATACCACGACCGCCACCAGGACTATATACTGAATAGACACGGCGTTTATGACCGCTCCGAGGTCGGTATAGGCCACCCCTATACCCACGAGAAGCGCGGCGGTAAAGTTCTTGGCCACGAACTTATACCACATATTACAGCTCTTCTGGACCGAATCGGGAACGAGGTTGAATATCTTGCACATAGCTACCGCTATTATCATTAGGGCGTAGGAATGGATCATAGGCACCACTTTGTTCAAAAGAACTCCCAGAATGAAGAAAACGCAGGAAACCATTACGCCTACTCCCATCATCTCTATGTTCGGAGTTATCTCCTCTTCTTTCTCCACCTTGAAGTCCTTCATGAGGTGTCCGTTGCCGGTCAGGGAAGGACGAGCCTTGCCCAGTTTGTCCAACAGTCCGGCCGCCACGATGGACATAACGTTACCCAGGGCCAGGGCCGGGATAAGTATGGACAGTATATCCTTGGTATCCATCTTGGTTATGGTGCTGAATATCTGGGACATCGGCACCGCACCGGCTCCCATGCCGCCTCCCATTATAGGCATTGCTATGTGCATTATACCCTGCTGCCATCCATAGCCTATCATACCTGCCACCACGGCTGCCAGACCACAGGAAACCAGCACCGCCGCCAACAAAGGAGCGGCGTATCTAGCTCCTGCCTTTATAAGCAGATCCGAGCTTATTCCGAGTATGCTTCCGCATATCAGTGCCGCTATGTAGAAATTGAGGAACCCCCCGCCCTTCATGAAATCGGTGATTATCTTGACGGTGGAATCGGGCATGACGCCGAAATATACCAGGGCTGCCGTTCCGAATATACAGACAAGAGGAGCCCCTCCTAGATATTCGTTGACCACGGGGGTTTTGTCCCCGATCTTGTCCATGATAGCGCCCATGGTCATCATGGCAGCCAGGGCCCCTATCATTCCCTTGGGCAGTTTTCCTATATACATCGCCAGGATCACGAGCCCCAGACACACCGCGAAAAGAACGGGGGAAAGCCCCCAGATGGTAAAACTCTTTCTATCCGTCTGCACGGTCATATAGATCGTCTCCTCTGCTGTCGTTGTATTACGCTCTGGCTATCCCGGCCTTTCTAGCCGCCTCCGACACCGCTTTGGCGACCGTCGGGACGACCCTCTCGTCCAAGGCCTCGGGAATTATCCTCTCGGAGGAAAGTTCATCGTCCGAAACCAGTCCGGCCAGTGCGTAGGCCGCGGCCAACTTCATCGACTCGTCGATATCGCTGGCCCTCACGTCCAAAGCCCCTCTGAATATGCCGGGAAAGCCGAGACAATTGTTGATCTGGTTCGGGAAATCGCTGCGCCCTGTGGCGACGACTGCCGCTCCGGCCTTCACAGCCTCGT is part of the Dethiosulfovibrio russensis genome and encodes:
- the glsA gene encoding glutaminase A, whose product is MKDILEEISKRSRLKATEGTIASYIPELAKADPEAFGLAVTECDGSQYLSGNWDHPFTLQSISKIVTLALALEERGPERVFSSVGTSPTADPFNSIMRLEMDAPHRPNNPLINSGAIVVVSILPEEGRERKIDAIMDLCRKLMANDSIDIDDRVYRSEKNTSDRNRSLAYFLRSVGSLNGDIEDILDVYFRQCSIKTCAKDLSIMGATFACDGLNPISGKQIISPSTARTVRAIMTTCGMYDGSGEFAVKVGIPAKSGVGGGILGTVPGRMGIGVVSPPLDEKGNSVAGLAAMKEISEKLRCRVL
- the citX gene encoding citrate lyase holo-[acyl-carrier protein] synthase; this encodes MGYESMDLILAAREARWSLRKELSRSYGKPVLSLSMTVPGPNKSAPGIFWAIKVISDEVEKTMGSALSRRIDLDGADGPSVHWVVDLSGKELKKRALAIEESHGLGRIVDLDVLDENGAPLGRSELGFPPRRCLICDRPAKECSYCRRHGLSELLEEIEGILEKSGWRE
- the citF gene encoding citrate lyase subunit alpha; amino-acid sequence: MRDKMIGSLREALKAMGLTDGMILSFHHHLRNGDAVLNGTLDAASSLGISGLTVAASSIFPVHAPLVEHIRRGTVSRLEVNYMSGPVADFVSRGGMMEPVIFRTHGGRPRAIESGELPIDIAVVAAPSADGRGNLTGTKGPSACGSLGYAMADARCAKRVLAVTDNPVDRVAPASIDQSLVDAVVTVDSIGDPAGIVSGTTRMPRDPVALVMARYAAMAIKASGLLADGVSFQTGAGGASLAAASYLRDIMRDLGVVGSFGMGGITSHMVRFLREGLVKRLYDVQCFDLEAVKSIAEDERHVEVSASLYASPGTKGPLVDDLDVVILGATEIDLDFNVNVHTDSSGRIIGGSGGHSDTAAGAKLAVVVAPLVRSRLPIVVDRVTTVSTPGDTVDLLVTERGMAVNPARPELRETLDRAGLPVMSIGELREIALSITGIPRTYRPKGRTVGIVEYRDGRVIDRISEVS
- a CDS encoding HpcH/HpaI aldolase/citrate lyase family protein, producing the protein MKRRRSLLFVPGNNPGMVANAGVFGADGIIFDLEDAVAQEQKDGARILVRNALAALPMKGCERIVRINSMDRPIWLEDLGAVVAGGADSIMLPKAQSRAEMEELDRALSDVEKKVGREEGALDVIALVETPTGVENSRGIAAARRVSGMLLGAEDLTAALGVPRTVDGEEISYARGRMVMAAKAAGIDAIDTPFTDTDDMEGLEKDTLFARSIGFDGKALISPRHVEAVNRAFTPTDEEMEWARAVVRALEEGERAGKGAVSVGGKMVDAPVAARARKTLAMRGEA
- the citD gene encoding citrate lyase acyl carrier protein: MFSLKILRMAVAGSMESNDAMVTVEPSNELSVEIESVVKAQFGEAIERSVMEVLKNLSVDGCILSVKDRGALDCTLRARVETALLRGCEGDR
- a CDS encoding 2-hydroxycarboxylate transporter family protein, which produces MTVQTDRKSFTIWGLSPVLFAVCLGLVILAMYIGKLPKGMIGALAAMMTMGAIMDKIGDKTPVVNEYLGGAPLVCIFGTAALVYFGVMPDSTVKIITDFMKGGGFLNFYIAALICGSILGISSDLLIKAGARYAAPLLAAVLVSCGLAAVVAGMIGYGWQQGIMHIAMPIMGGGMGAGAVPMSQIFSTITKMDTKDILSILIPALALGNVMSIVAAGLLDKLGKARPSLTGNGHLMKDFKVEKEEEITPNIEMMGVGVMVSCVFFILGVLLNKVVPMIHSYALMIIAVAMCKIFNLVPDSVQKSCNMWYKFVAKNFTAALLVGIGVAYTDLGAVINAVSIQYIVLVAVVVFGAVVGAGFAGMAVGFNFVESAITAGLCMANMGGTGDVAVLSAAKRMELMPFAQISSRLGGALILILVSLLLPVLG